CAGCTTCTCGGCGACGGCGACGATCATTCCGGGGTCGTGGGCCTGGATCCGGGGGTAGCCGGCCTCGTGGTGGAAGCCCGCGGTCGTCTCGACGCCGAAGGAGACCCCGGGGGCCGCCTCGCGCAGAGCGGCGATGACGGCGAGGCCCGTCGCGCGCTCCAGGGGGTGGACCGTCAGCAGCTCCCCACCGGCCCGGAGGTCGACCACGGCGGCGCCGTTGGCACAGATCGCGAGCCCGTGGCGGTGGACGTGCTCGCTGACGACATGCATCCAGCGGGCGGGGCGGCCGGTGACGAAGAAGACCTCTATCCCGGCCTTCTCGGCGGCGGCGAGGGCCGCGACCGTGCGCTCGGAGACCGATTTGTCGTCGCGCAGCAGGGTGCCGTCCAGATCGGTGGCGATCAGCCGGGGGACGGCGGCCACGGGCTGGGGGTCGGTAGCTGGGGTCACCGGTCCATTCTCCCGCACGGGTCGGGCGCGGGTACGGGCGGGAGCGGGCCCGGGGAT
The nucleotide sequence above comes from Streptomyces clavuligerus. Encoded proteins:
- a CDS encoding Cof-type HAD-IIB family hydrolase, whose protein sequence is MTPATDPQPVAAVPRLIATDLDGTLLRDDKSVSERTVAALAAAEKAGIEVFFVTGRPARWMHVVSEHVHRHGLAICANGAAVVDLRAGGELLTVHPLERATGLAVIAALREAAPGVSFGVETTAGFHHEAGYPRIQAHDPGMIVAVAEKLLGDTDAPYGQAPVIKLLAHHGEMAPDDFLALARAAAGELATFTRSSPSALLEISAPGVSKASTLALCCAERGISAAEVVAFGDMPNDVEMLTWAGSSYAMGNAHPDVLAAASGRTVANNEDGVAVVIERILRDLPRPGV